In Geminocystis sp. NIES-3708, a single window of DNA contains:
- a CDS encoding PIN domain-containing protein — protein MRLVIDANILVAELIRQRGRELILDPIWELYMPEKQWEESCYELEKRINTMIKKGVFSPSTGQNLLQDSLKLAQTKVTLIPLKFYSDYQTIALTRIPRDPNDWQTVALALSLSASIWTQDQDFFGCGIAIWTTDTLISYLANEC, from the coding sequence ATGCGTTTAGTAATCGATGCAAATATCTTAGTAGCTGAGTTGATTCGCCAACGGGGAAGAGAGTTAATTCTTGATCCTATATGGGAACTTTATATGCCTGAAAAACAATGGGAGGAGTCTTGTTATGAATTAGAAAAAAGAATCAATACCATGATCAAAAAAGGAGTATTTTCTCCTTCTACTGGGCAAAATTTATTACAAGATTCTCTTAAATTGGCTCAAACAAAAGTTACATTGATTCCACTAAAGTTTTATTCAGATTATCAAACTATAGCACTCACTCGCATTCCCAGAGATCCCAATGATTGGCAAACTGTAGCCTTAGCCTTATCTTTATCTGCTAGTATTTGGACTCAAGATCAAGATTTTTTCGGGTGTGGCATAGCTATCTGGACAACCGATACATTAATCTCTTATTTAGCTAATGAATGTTAA
- a CDS encoding pentapeptide repeat-containing protein, protein MQIPEKPSKEIALNFLKEGNIDKWNRWKSEHQEEELNLSDIDLTETNLSGVNLSGANLTGANLSDANLTGADSINADLTDADLTGADLTNANLIRADLRSTILSEDTTIDDKWRLVWDIVNHSIQGRDLINADLSDANLTGADSINADLSNADLSGATLWDADLSGADLTNADLTDANLEGIITDENTKIEIPEE, encoded by the coding sequence ATGCAAATCCCTGAAAAACCATCTAAAGAAATTGCCCTAAATTTTTTAAAAGAAGGGAACATTGATAAATGGAATCGATGGAAATCTGAACATCAAGAAGAAGAATTAAATTTAAGTGATATTGATTTAACAGAAACTAATTTATCAGGAGTTAACTTATCAGGGGCTAATTTAACTGGTGCTAATTTAAGTGATGCTAATTTAACTGGTGCTGATTCAATAAATGCTGATTTAACTGATGCTGATTTAACTGGTGCTGATTTGACTAATGCTAATTTAATTCGTGCTGATTTAAGGAGTACTATATTAAGTGAAGATACGACAATAGATGATAAATGGCGATTAGTATGGGATATTGTCAATCATTCTATTCAAGGAAGAGATTTAATAAATGCTGATTTAAGTGATGCTAATTTAACTGGTGCTGATTCAATAAATGCTGATTTGAGTAATGCTGATTTAAGTGGTGCTACTTTATGGGATGCAGATTTATCGGGTGCTGATTTGACGAATGCGGATTTAACCGATGCCAATTTAGAGGGGATTATTACTGATGAAAATACCAAAATAGAAATCCCTGAAGAATAG
- a CDS encoding pentapeptide repeat-containing protein → MAFTSICLTKTQVNYANLKGANLSTVQFSNIILCDANLSGADLSGTNLAHANLSDANLSDANLSSVYSTNAN, encoded by the coding sequence ATGGCTTTTACCTCAATCTGCTTAACCAAAACTCAGGTTAATTATGCTAATTTAAAGGGTGCTAATTTATCTACTGTCCAGTTCAGTAACATAATTTTATGTGATGCTAATTTAAGTGGTGCTGATTTATCAGGTACTAATTTAGCTCATGCCAATTTAAGTGATGCCAATTTAAGTGATGCTAATTTATCAAGTGTTTATTCAACTAATGCTAATTGA
- a CDS encoding IS982 family transposase, producing MFNLDYLFCHVDDFCQQFETQWQQKLLSHGAVTRLRAKSLCLSEIMTILIAFHQNHYRNFKHFYLNHVQQYWFDAFPKLPSYQRFIQWVPSTVIPLCVYLKHCFGNCTGISFIDSTKIQVCHNRRISRHKVFQDLGARGKTSVDWFFGFKLHLVVNELGEILHMSLTGGNVDDRKPVIDLLQKLWGKVFADGGYVSQKLTTKLLKDYGIEFFAKRKRNMKNKLMRLHDKLLSRKRLIVETINDQLKNISQIEHSRHRSPINFCVNLLCGLIAYSHQAKKPSLRLEWLLPQSA from the coding sequence ATGTTTAATTTAGACTATTTATTTTGTCATGTCGATGATTTCTGCCAACAATTTGAGACTCAATGGCAACAAAAGCTCTTATCTCATGGAGCTGTTACTCGTCTTAGAGCCAAAAGTCTTTGTCTAAGTGAAATTATGACCATCCTTATCGCTTTCCATCAGAACCATTACCGTAATTTCAAACATTTTTATCTCAATCACGTTCAACAATATTGGTTCGATGCTTTTCCAAAACTACCTAGTTATCAACGTTTTATTCAATGGGTACCATCAACTGTCATTCCTTTGTGTGTTTATCTCAAACATTGCTTTGGCAATTGTACAGGGATTAGTTTTATTGACTCTACGAAGATTCAAGTGTGTCACAATCGACGTATTTCACGACATAAGGTATTTCAGGATTTAGGGGCGAGAGGAAAAACCTCTGTGGATTGGTTTTTTGGTTTTAAACTTCATCTAGTAGTCAATGAACTGGGAGAAATTCTCCATATGAGTCTGACTGGGGGAAATGTGGATGACCGAAAACCAGTAATTGATCTTCTCCAAAAACTTTGGGGTAAAGTGTTTGCTGATGGAGGTTATGTATCTCAAAAATTAACGACCAAACTTTTGAAAGATTACGGAATCGAGTTTTTTGCCAAGAGGAAACGTAACATGAAAAACAAATTAATGCGTCTTCACGACAAATTACTATCTCGTAAGCGATTGATTGTCGAAACCATTAATGATCAATTAAAGAATATCTCACAAATAGAACATTCACGCCATCGTTCACCAATAAATTTTTGTGTCAACTTATTATGTGGATTAATCGCATATTCTCACCAAGCAAAAAAGCCGAGTCTCCGTTTAGAATGGCTTTTACCTCAATCTGCTTAA
- a CDS encoding pentapeptide repeat-containing protein, protein MSEQIPVNLLKEGKIDEWNQWKSENQDKQRLSFTISSEYFDVEQISKENSTNLVLRDVDLSNTDITLENVELRNCNLTHTEISIENNYGQNIIQIEDCNLENAEFNFNRYSSEGSDEIQLNCISCNFSCSDLTMYLFDQENCISFIDCNFTESSINIAENNSNSNEWSIDFSGCNFTNTDFCGSYFN, encoded by the coding sequence ATGAGTGAACAAATCCCTGTCAATCTTTTAAAAGAAGGAAAAATTGATGAATGGAATCAATGGAAGTCAGAAAATCAGGATAAACAAAGATTGTCTTTTACTATATCTAGTGAATATTTTGATGTAGAACAAATATCAAAAGAAAATTCGACTAATTTAGTTTTGAGGGATGTTGATTTAAGCAATACAGATATTACCCTTGAAAATGTAGAACTGAGAAACTGTAACTTAACACACACAGAAATTAGTATTGAAAATAATTATGGTCAGAATATAATTCAAATTGAAGATTGTAACTTAGAGAATGCGGAATTTAATTTTAATCGATACTCCTCAGAAGGGTCTGATGAGATACAACTGAATTGTATCAGCTGTAATTTTTCATGTTCAGACTTGACAATGTATCTTTTTGATCAAGAAAATTGCATATCTTTTATTGACTGTAATTTTACAGAATCATCTATAAATATAGCAGAGAATAATAGTAATTCTAATGAATGGTCTATAGACTTTAGTGGTTGCAATTTTACTAATACTGATTTTTGTGGCAGTTACTTTAATTAA